In Candidatus Kaistella beijingensis, a genomic segment contains:
- a CDS encoding peptide MFS transporter: MDTAVQKGHPRGLYLLFMTEMWERFSYYGMRAIFVLYMVKMLAFDDAKASEIYGSYTGLVYLTPLLGGYLSDRFLGNRRSIEIGGILMAIGQFLMFFSAASSGAMAITLMWIGLTSLIIGNGFFKPNISTMVGQLYPKGDRRVDAAFTIFYMGINLGAFFSPLICGTLAEKIDFKWGFLAAGIGMVIGLFTFILQKNRLLVDQDNKPIGMPSKPFGITQIGIVLLAIAVIFFFMNFKTMFNSDLDIIGYLIYGAMIVMPLIILTDKSLTKDERDRIMVIFILAFFVIFFWGAFEQAGASLTIFADRQTDRNLFGWEMPASYFQSVNPLAIILLAPLFSSLWLNLGNRGKEPSSPKKMAIGLALVSLGYVVIAFAVYGLGIADKVSMFWLIALYVIHTMGELCLSPIGLSMVSKLSPIRFSSLLMGTWFLANAAANKFAGTLSALIPGGGENGEAAKTTSFLGFQIANLFDFFMVFIVMCGVAAAILFVLSRWLEKRMHGIN; this comes from the coding sequence ATGGATACAGCAGTGCAAAAAGGACACCCGAGAGGACTCTACCTTCTGTTTATGACAGAAATGTGGGAACGTTTTTCCTACTACGGAATGCGGGCAATTTTCGTGTTATACATGGTGAAAATGCTTGCTTTTGATGATGCAAAGGCATCTGAAATTTATGGAAGTTACACAGGTTTGGTTTACCTTACTCCACTTTTGGGTGGTTATCTTTCGGACCGTTTTTTAGGAAACAGAAGAAGTATTGAAATCGGAGGAATTTTGATGGCGATAGGACAGTTTTTAATGTTCTTCTCTGCTGCAAGTTCGGGAGCGATGGCGATTACCTTGATGTGGATTGGTCTTACTTCGCTCATCATCGGAAACGGGTTCTTTAAACCAAATATCTCCACGATGGTGGGACAACTCTATCCAAAAGGAGACCGCAGAGTTGATGCTGCTTTCACCATTTTCTATATGGGAATTAACTTGGGAGCATTTTTCTCGCCGTTGATTTGTGGAACTTTGGCAGAAAAAATTGACTTCAAATGGGGATTCCTTGCTGCAGGAATTGGGATGGTGATTGGTTTATTTACCTTCATTTTACAAAAAAACAGATTACTTGTTGACCAAGACAATAAACCTATCGGTATGCCATCTAAACCATTTGGTATCACGCAAATCGGAATCGTTTTGTTAGCCATTGCAGTAATTTTCTTTTTCATGAACTTCAAAACGATGTTCAACAGTGATTTAGATATTATTGGTTATTTGATTTATGGAGCGATGATTGTGATGCCCTTAATTATTTTAACCGACAAATCTTTAACAAAAGACGAACGCGACCGAATCATGGTGATTTTCATCCTTGCTTTTTTCGTGATCTTCTTTTGGGGCGCATTCGAACAGGCAGGAGCTTCATTGACCATTTTTGCAGACCGACAAACCGACAGAAACCTTTTCGGTTGGGAAATGCCTGCAAGTTATTTCCAATCGGTGAATCCTTTGGCAATTATTCTTTTAGCGCCTTTATTCTCCTCATTGTGGCTCAATTTAGGAAACAGAGGAAAAGAACCTTCTTCGCCTAAGAAAATGGCAATTGGTTTGGCTTTGGTTTCATTAGGATACGTTGTAATTGCATTTGCTGTTTACGGATTAGGAATTGCTGACAAAGTTTCAATGTTTTGGTTAATAGCACTTTACGTAATTCACACGATGGGGGAACTTTGCTTGTCACCAATTGGATTATCGATGGTGTCTAAACTTTCACCTATCAGATTCTCCTCTTTATTAATGGGAACTTGGTTCTTGGCAAACGCAGCTGCGAACAAATTTGCAGGAACTTTGTCTGCATTGATTCCAGGTGGTGGAGAAAATGGTGA